The sequence ATTAGTCAAcatgaaaagttgaaatttttcaTTAGGGATGCCTGTTAGCTGTGTgaacctcattttttttatgagaaaagtttACAAATCCTCATGTGGTTGGTTCCTCTCTTAAACACATGATTCCCCTCAAGTGGATCATTTACTCTTTCCATACATCTTGCTAAAGGTACTATTTATAATAAGAAACAAATTGCAAGTTTACAccaacaaggaaaaaaaaaattcaagctgAATTATCACTTGGACCTATAATGTCAGAGGGTTGAAAGCCTACTGAAGACAAAAGGCATCTACATGGGAAATATTTTTGCGGATTGGGGGACAATTCAAGTAAATGTGGGGGAAAAACATTGAAGCAAATTTATCATGgcttcaaataaaaattttacatcaCCTCCTTCCCCGTCTGTTGGAGTACAGTTTTATGCACAACTTCCCCAGCCGAGTTAATAAAGTAGATTACCTGCAACATAAAAATGTATCATTTGGTGCTTTGGGCAAGCTTTAGAAGGGATTATTAGGCCTTTAGACATTTGATGGATGTTGAATTAGTCCACtacattcttttttcttttttcttagtcCACTGTATTCCACAAGTGGCTCAATGATTATTGTCATTTTTGCAAGTTACACTATTAACTATTTGTTCAAAATTCCATTTTGAACACAATAGACTAATTCAAACTTGCCAATTGTCCAAAgttacccaaaattttaaagatatatTCATAATGCAGAAAGATTGAAGACCCACAATCTCTAGTGAGCTGACACTGTGAAGAAGAAACCCATTAACCAATTCTCTGAGAAacagaagaaaatgaaaaagtcaGGAAAAAGTATGCATTTGCGGAGTAAAATGTAGAACATTGAAATTGAGGAAAGAGGTAAGTACCCATTAAAGACTTACTTTCCCTTCACAGATGTAAAATATGATTCATTCTCTCTTGGGGTTGGATTCCCAATGTAAGCTACATTAACATGATTGACATGTTTAGAACAACCCTGCCCACTTAGGTACACATTCTGGGGAGTGAAGTACATAAATTTCTAGTCAGTTCTATGCCATCACATTCAGAATTATGCAGATACAAAAATTCAGAACATTGGATCTGAGAGAACTACACATAGAAACATTAAATATAATGATCAAATACTTACAACtccaaatttcacaaaaatatgGCGTAGAGGCTCATAAAATTGCTTTGCCTCCACTTGCTCTTTGTTCTCTTCACAAACAACCAGCGGGTGGAATCCAACAACCATACGCCTAGAATCACAAAGGGCAAAAGAGACATTCAGTGATTGAAAGAGGTAATACATATGGAGAACTAATTCTTAAGGTTTCAAAATGTTATTACACTAAATTCCAATTTTATGTAAATATCATAATGAAAAGCTGTTTTTGAAAGAGGAAGCCGACTGTTTTTAAAATCCTAATCTTAGAagatttaaaatgaaaaatcatttcaAGATTTCATAGCTTCTGCTTTGATTCAAAAGCTTGCTAATTCTTAGGGTCACAAGGCCTATAAACAGCCAAAACAATAAACATTAATCTTACCAGTTACTACTGGTTGCTTCTAGTGTCTTTGTCAGCCAATGTAACTGATTTTGTCCAATTTCCCTTGATGGTCCTGTAAGCATTGAAtcctttcaacaaaaaaaaaacacacaaacacacaccaACGTAAGAgaacagaaaagaagaaaaaatgaaaattctgtGCAATTTATAGTTTATCTATCATCTATTGGACAACACTGCCAATGTACTACTCAGACAATCAAGTGTGCTGACGGTATAGTTCATATACCAcaagtttgatttaaaaaaatcactCAACTATAAATATTGCAGAGCTAAAGATTGAATTGGAGTTACTGGATGAGTGGTAGGAAATAgtatgaagaaaataataagaaacAAGGACTAGCAAATGAATAGAAAACACAGCAACATCATTTCCGTTATTAAGATTGACTGAATAATGATAACAAAAAAAGTAACACACCCCATAAACTCCCAACTTCTAAAGTCCACTTTAAATCCTAGCATGGCAGCACCATAATCCACTCTATACCACACCTAATCTTCATACTTACCTTACATTTTATCACCACAGAAAGTTACACTTTTTGCACGCACGTGACCATCTTGAGCTTGCAAATTCATAAACACCATCATATTTTACTTCTATTTATTATTCCCTCAGAATTTCATATAAACTTTAAGTTTATCCTAATAATTTGCCTTGTGTCTCACCTTCAATTTATCAATATTGCAATTTAAGAATATGTTCTATGTAACTTATATTTAAAAGAACCAAATTGGCAATCAGTTCAGAGAGATATCCACAAGTTTCCAGAATCTCTTATCCATGATGAATTGAATGAGCTACCTTCACGCttgtataaaaattaatatgtttttttagattaaaatgtCAGATTATTCCCGAAAAAGTGCTAGatacaaccaattttattaGTTTGCAGGCTTCAATTTTGTGTCTCAGTCATAAGTCTGTTGCACCCTGGGCTACAATTTGGGTGGGTTTATTCAGAACCTAGAATAATGATGAATGAGTACACAAGGGAAGATTGTGAAATAAGataccaaaataatttttattttttactttccaACAGTTTGTTAAGCTTCTTCCAACACAGACATATACAGATTTGTAGTTTATACAATACAGAGgaataggttttaaaaaaagaaaaaatgttgaCCTGGAGATGTTGAAGctgcataaattatttgaattgttCCTACTGTCATCAAACAAGGAGCAAATATAGAATGAGCACATGACAATAATTCCCTATTGAgccaaatcaatccaaataaACTTTTATAGGATTTTTGGGTCAAAGCATACAAGTATTGTAATGTACTTCTCCATGGGAGTCTAGAACCTAGTTGCAATTATATGTaccaaaaagcaaaaagtaCACATTCGTGTATCAAATGATAGAGACAATTTGGAATGAAATGAGACGATGATTACTTCTATAGAAGCCTAAGTTTCTTAAagagaaacaaaggaaaaaccTCTTCTTGGGTGCTTAATTAAGCAAACCTAAATTCTTTAGAGaacctcttcttttctttgtcttttttttaaaaaaaatgtatgtacTTAAGAGAATTTTTAAGCCAaagactcaaattttttttaacataaaggAAAGGCTCTTACAATAATCTCATTATCTTCAATTTATAAGAAGAGAAACCTAGAAACAATTAATC is a genomic window of Quercus lobata isolate SW786 chromosome 2, ValleyOak3.0 Primary Assembly, whole genome shotgun sequence containing:
- the LOC115977224 gene encoding uncharacterized protein LOC115977224, whose protein sequence is MKKPSCFCTIFTQVSLCFALYLALNLGQPIYSKRSDSRALDLYFISVRGGFRPLKQQTQLLKLMEKVAKVYNVSFVVNTSELGEDDPLMQNGTMLFPSLKVPWFTTRTSKGHGESYFHEQIKIPFGNTLDIIGVDTGSLQDSMLTGPSREIGQNQLHWLTKTLEATSSNWRMVVGFHPLVVCEENKEQVEAKQFYEPLRHIFVKFGVNVYLSGQGCSKHVNHVNVAYIGNPTPRENESYFTSVKGKELVNGFLLHSVSSLEIVIYFINSAGEVVHKTVLQQTGKEVM